In the Pseudonocardia sediminis genome, CGCCGAGTCCTGGGACCGGGTCACCAACCGCGACGCGGAGAAGACCTACACCCTGATGACCGGCGCCGAGCTGCGCGCCCATGCCCCGGAGTTCGACTGGGACGCCTGGCTCGACGCGCTCGCCGTCCCGGCCGGTGCGTTCGACGAGGTCGTGGTCCGCCAGCCCGGCTTCGTCGCCGCCGCGGCCCGGCTCTGGGCCGAGCGACCGCTGGAGCAGTGGCAGGCGTGGCTGGCGATCCACGTCGCGTTCGCCTGCGCGGACTACCTCAACGGCGAGATCGTCGAGCAGGACTTCGCCTTCTACGGCCGCACCCTGTCCGGCACCCCGACGCTGCGGGAGCGCTGGAAGCGCGGCGTCTCGATCGTCGAGGGCGCGCTGGGCGAGTCGGTCGGCAAGCTCTACGTCGAGCGGCACTTCCCGGCTGCGGCCAAGGAGCGGATGGTCGAGCTGGTCGCGAACCTGGTCGAGGCCTACCGGCAGTCGATCTCGACGCTGGACTGGATGAGCCCGGCGACCCGGGAGCGGGCGCTGGACAAGCTCGGCCGGTTCACGCCGAAGATCGGCTACCCGGACAAGTGGAAGGACTACTCGACGCTCGAGGTCCGGCCCGACGACCTGCTCGGCAACGTCGCCCGTGCCGGTGTGTGGCGCAACGACTTCGAGTACGCCAAGCTCGGCGGACCGGTCGACCACGACGAGTGGCTGATGACCCCTCAGACGGTCAACGCCTACTACCACCCCCGCATGAACGAGATCGTGTTCCCGGCCGCGATCCTGCAGCCGCCGTTCTTCGACGCCGACGCCGACGACGCCGCGAACTACGGCGGGATCGGTGCCGTGATCGGGCACGAGATCGGGCACGGCTTCGACGACCAGGGCTCGCGCTACGACGGCGACGGCAACCTCACCGACTGGTGGGAGGCGGGAGACCGCAAGGAGTTCGAGACCCGCGCCCAGGCGCTGATCGACCAGTACAGCGCGCTGTCGCCGGCCGGGCTGCCCGACCACAAGGTCAACGGCGACCTGACCGTCGGCGAGAACATCGGCGACCTGGGCGGTCTGACGATCGCCCTGCGGGCCTATCGGATCGCCTGCGGCGACACCGAGCCTCCGGTGATCGACGGTCTGACCGGCCTGCAGCGGGTGCTGTTCGGCTGGGCCCAGGTCTGGCGGGCGGCCACCCGTGACGCCGAGGCGATCCGACGGCTCACGACCGACCCGCACTCGCCGCCGGACCTGCGCTGCAACGCCGTGGTGACGAACCTGGACTCGTTCCACGAGGCGTTCGGCGTGGAGGAGACCGACGCCCTGTTCACCGAGCCGGGCAAGCGCGTCCGTATCTGGTGACCCCGTCCCGGCCAGGACCGCGATGACGCGGTTCACGGCCGGGTCGGAGGTGCGTGTCCGTCGCCGCCGTCCTCGGGCCGACGCGGTTCGGCCGGCGACGACGTCGGCGCGCGGAGCCGGCATCGGAGGGACACCTCGGTCCGTCCGAGGACGGTGTGCAGGACCGCGCAGTCGCAGGTGATCCCGGCGCGGCGGTACTCGCCGAGGACGCGGTCCGCGGGCAGCCGGTACCGCTCTGCCCACTCCCCCGTGCAGCGCAACGTCCCGTCGCAGCCCCACACCCGGGTCCCGTCCACGATCGCGGTCGCCAGGCTCTCCTGCAGGGAGGCACCGGCCGCGGTGATCTCCGCGGCGGACGGCGGGTCGCCCGGCGGGTCGTCGTCGAACAGGTCGTCGTCGAGATCGTCGCCCTCGACGCCGTTCCCGAGACCGTGGTCGTCGTCGAGGCGGTCGGACCACTCGTTCTCGGCCGCGTCGAGGATCTCGTCG is a window encoding:
- a CDS encoding M13 family metallopeptidase, whose translation is MTTTEPKPSGLDLNWVDPDVRPQDDLFAHVNGRWLSTHEIPEDRSQDGAFRVLRDRSEDHVREIIEESARSSAEPGSDAQKIGDLYASFMDTDRAEELGTAPLRPLLDEVYAATDRAALAAVLGRRQREGRASLFGDFISTDAKDSSRYIVHLSQSGLGLPDESYYRDEGSAEIRAAYVEHLQTMAELVGLAEPVRVAEQVMELETALAAESWDRVTNRDAEKTYTLMTGAELRAHAPEFDWDAWLDALAVPAGAFDEVVVRQPGFVAAAARLWAERPLEQWQAWLAIHVAFACADYLNGEIVEQDFAFYGRTLSGTPTLRERWKRGVSIVEGALGESVGKLYVERHFPAAAKERMVELVANLVEAYRQSISTLDWMSPATRERALDKLGRFTPKIGYPDKWKDYSTLEVRPDDLLGNVARAGVWRNDFEYAKLGGPVDHDEWLMTPQTVNAYYHPRMNEIVFPAAILQPPFFDADADDAANYGGIGAVIGHEIGHGFDDQGSRYDGDGNLTDWWEAGDRKEFETRAQALIDQYSALSPAGLPDHKVNGDLTVGENIGDLGGLTIALRAYRIACGDTEPPVIDGLTGLQRVLFGWAQVWRAATRDAEAIRRLTTDPHSPPDLRCNAVVTNLDSFHEAFGVEETDALFTEPGKRVRIW
- a CDS encoding DUF2695 domain-containing protein — translated: MSIDDVRRPTPFSVDHWRAVLHDAVDQVLDEILDAAENEWSDRLDDDHGLGNGVEGDDLDDDLFDDDPPGDPPSAAEITAAGASLQESLATAIVDGTRVWGCDGTLRCTGEWAERYRLPADRVLGEYRRAGITCDCAVLHTVLGRTEVSLRCRLRAPTSSPAEPRRPEDGGDGHAPPTRP